In the genome of Hyphobacterium sp. CCMP332, one region contains:
- a CDS encoding bifunctional GNAT family N-acetyltransferase/carbon-nitrogen hydrolase family protein has translation MIHEIENIELKYLSLNDYQDLRKAMIDAYDSKPNAYWEEKDIIKLINRFPEGQIVITVNGQLAGGASSIIVDESMVQEPHTYVGITDNYTFDTHNPEGDILYGIDVFIKKEYRGLRLGRRLYDYRKELCEKLNLKGIAFGGRIPNYHKYAKELSPKEYINKVRNREIHDPVLNFQLSNDFRPTRILKNYLENDNASNEYAVLMEWDNIYYQKPSKSPSATKTIVRLGLIQWQMRSYKDLDEVMQQAEYFLDAVSGYRCDFALFPEFFNAPLMAEHNEMSEAEAIRALASYTEEVVERFSKLAVSYNINIITGSMPEMREDHLFNVGHLCKRDGSIEKYEKIHVTPDEAKVWGTQGGKELKTFDTDCGKIGILICYDIEFPELSRLLADEGIKILFVPFLTDTQNGYSRVRNCAQARAIENECYVAIAGSVGNLPKVHNMDIQFAQSMVFTPCDFAFPANGIKAEATPNTEMILIADVDLDLLRELNQFGSVRNLRDRRTDVFELRKK, from the coding sequence ATGATTCATGAGATTGAAAATATAGAACTGAAATACCTTAGTTTAAATGATTATCAGGATCTTAGAAAAGCGATGATCGATGCTTATGATAGCAAACCCAATGCCTATTGGGAGGAAAAAGATATTATAAAACTAATCAATAGGTTTCCGGAAGGGCAAATCGTAATCACGGTCAACGGCCAATTAGCCGGGGGGGCATCGTCTATTATTGTTGATGAAAGCATGGTTCAGGAACCACATACATATGTGGGAATCACCGATAACTACACATTTGATACCCATAATCCCGAAGGTGACATCCTTTATGGAATTGACGTATTTATTAAAAAAGAATATAGGGGATTGCGACTTGGAAGAAGACTTTACGATTACAGAAAAGAATTATGTGAAAAGCTGAATCTCAAAGGAATCGCCTTTGGTGGAAGAATACCTAACTACCATAAATACGCCAAAGAATTAAGTCCTAAAGAATATATAAACAAAGTTAGAAATCGGGAAATTCACGATCCTGTATTGAATTTTCAACTTTCCAATGATTTCCGCCCGACAAGAATTTTAAAGAATTATCTGGAAAATGATAATGCTTCCAATGAATATGCGGTTCTTATGGAATGGGATAATATTTATTATCAGAAACCTTCCAAAAGCCCTTCGGCCACTAAAACTATCGTACGTCTTGGTTTGATTCAATGGCAAATGAGATCATACAAAGACCTTGACGAAGTAATGCAACAAGCGGAGTATTTTTTGGATGCTGTTTCGGGCTACCGCTGCGACTTTGCTTTGTTTCCTGAATTTTTCAATGCACCCCTCATGGCAGAACATAATGAAATGAGCGAAGCAGAAGCCATAAGAGCCTTGGCTTCTTATACAGAAGAAGTCGTAGAGCGTTTTTCCAAATTGGCTGTCTCCTACAACATAAATATCATCACCGGGAGCATGCCCGAAATGCGCGAAGACCATTTATTTAATGTTGGCCATTTATGTAAAAGAGATGGCAGTATAGAAAAATACGAAAAGATTCATGTGACACCTGATGAAGCAAAAGTATGGGGAACGCAAGGCGGCAAAGAATTAAAGACCTTTGATACCGACTGTGGAAAAATAGGAATATTGATATGTTATGACATTGAATTTCCGGAACTCAGCCGACTGCTTGCAGATGAAGGAATAAAAATACTTTTTGTCCCCTTCCTCACCGATACACAAAATGGTTATTCAAGAGTGCGAAACTGTGCACAGGCAAGGGCTATTGAAAACGAATGTTATGTGGCTATCGCAGGTAGTGTTGGAAATTTGCCAAAAGTTCACAACATGGATATACAATTTGCCCAGTCGATGGTTTTTACACCTTGTGATTTTGCTTTTCCGGCCAATGGCATAAAAGCTGAGGCTACTCCAAATACAGAAATGATTCTGATAGCTGATGTAGATCTGGACCTTTTGCGCGAATTAAACCAATTTGGAAGCGTGCGAAATTTGAGAGATCGAAGGACGGATGTGTTTGAGTTAAGAAAGAAGTAA
- a CDS encoding bile acid:sodium symporter family protein — MEKQIDSVNLHFNNDSLLALNICLAIIMYGVALDLKISDFKRIASIPKSALLGIFSQFIALPAITFILVYLIEPIPSIALGMILVAACPGGNISNFMTHLAKGNAALSVTLTAFSTLLAFIMTPFNLSFWASFYAPTKFLLTEISLNPFELLKTIALILGIPLILGMLTNAHFPHIAEKMQKILKPLSMLIFILFVVIAFANNFDIFLDYFQYVVWLVLIHNAIALFTGYSVASIFSLSSEDRKTLTIETGIQNSGLGLIIIFSFFDGLGGMAIIAAWWGIWHIISGLIIGYVWSRTKIMAGAAT; from the coding sequence ATGGAAAAGCAAATTGACAGCGTAAATCTTCATTTCAACAACGATTCTCTTCTCGCATTAAATATTTGTCTGGCCATCATTATGTATGGCGTTGCCCTGGATTTAAAAATATCAGATTTCAAACGCATTGCGAGCATTCCAAAATCTGCTTTGCTCGGAATATTTTCACAATTTATAGCGCTTCCCGCAATTACTTTTATACTTGTTTATCTGATAGAACCCATTCCAAGTATAGCTCTGGGAATGATTCTGGTTGCGGCCTGCCCCGGTGGCAATATTTCAAATTTCATGACCCATTTAGCTAAGGGAAATGCCGCTTTATCGGTTACTCTTACTGCATTTTCTACCTTATTGGCCTTTATAATGACTCCTTTTAATCTCTCCTTTTGGGCTTCTTTTTACGCACCAACAAAATTTCTTCTGACAGAAATCAGTCTTAACCCTTTTGAATTACTAAAAACCATTGCACTGATTTTGGGAATTCCACTCATCCTGGGAATGCTTACCAATGCACATTTTCCACATATTGCAGAGAAGATGCAAAAGATATTAAAACCCCTTTCGATGTTGATATTTATACTCTTTGTTGTAATTGCATTTGCCAATAATTTCGACATCTTCCTTGACTATTTCCAATATGTCGTTTGGCTTGTTTTAATACACAATGCCATCGCCCTCTTTACAGGTTATTCCGTTGCCAGCATTTTTTCTTTATCATCCGAAGATCGCAAGACGCTAACCATTGAAACCGGAATCCAGAATTCCGGACTTGGCCTGATTATTATTTTTTCATTTTTTGACGGATTAGGTGGTATGGCCATTATTGCAGCCTGGTGGGGCATATGGCATATTATTTCAGGATTAATAATTGGCTATGTTTGGTCCAGAACTAAAATAATGGCCGGCGCAGCTACATGA